In Daphnia pulicaria isolate SC F1-1A chromosome 9, SC_F0-13Bv2, whole genome shotgun sequence, a single genomic region encodes these proteins:
- the LOC124312903 gene encoding ankyrin-1-like: protein MAQTLQLFKTLNPDNSGSDAKAEPFYPAKKYEEAIKEAITSEYDPEVGNQINQMSLISSIRGRFYGLSRCRLYKLIQRSPKLLVLYFWSHLLDVVNESVAVDPQTGVPMSPSKAKHNSAQSKHKIIPELEWSSLYYDNEQVVDELWNIKYSENYADSQKTTEEIIGTIAKCNVSGSVWSDLLEKIGSQRGISLLSAIVESHSSNVVNFVEIFLQRFDVANLPARIHILVASNEGYFAADIMQVLLNHGLDSKNAVSKLGMTPVHYAAQNESSSGPKLMKILLENGGDPNRRSTNHDKSTPIQLAASNQGEYAAEIFKLLLDRRCACDELSAGQFEPIHFATMNSGESAPELLDLLLKKRGVSVVNRVTGMSLVHFTMFNNGDGGPIIAKKLFENGAKPNARDKRKQTPLHLAARDTVGEKNQIAIMTVFLQNGGDPNAVDELGRTPVHYAAANEGEYALEKLKLLKDYRGNLAARDKGGLTPVHYTILNKGASGAEMRQLVGYKKGTNIPLNNCGETLLHRLVNGIHNQIHLVQTALESGVNPNVKDMLGCSPVHDAVTEIESSVGLDILKLLLQNGGDANLPDDKNQQTPVHYAAYSLKKWGPKQMEILLSNGGNANAIGIIGYTPLHLAAMNKGNYAPKLTSLLLKSNGNANAVDNCGRSPVHVAVLNENDDTRNQIIKELLENGGNANARDKDGRTPLYYAIAERPTNSLLKNVLINYGGNMAERDNHGMTPNRLLMTRMRR from the exons ATGGCGCAGACCTTACAACTTTTCAAAACTCTGAACCCGGATAAT TCGGGATCTGACGCTAAAGCTGAACCCTTTTACCCAgcaaaaaaatacgaagaaGCGATTAAAGAAGCCATCACATCCGAATACGATCCCGAAGtaggaaatcaaatcaatcag ATGAGTTTAATTAGCTCGATTCGGGGTCGTTTCTATGGCCTGTCTCGATGTCGCTTGTACAAATTGATTCAACGTTCACCGAAGCTTCTCGTTCTGTATTTCTGGTCTCATTTGCTCGACGTTGTTAACGAGTCAGTTGCTGTCGATCCTCAAACAGGAGTTCCCATGTCCCCTTCTAAAGCAAAGCATAACTCGGCCCAGTCCAAACATAAG ATTATTCCAGAGTTGGAATGGAGCAGTTTGTATTACGACAACGAGCAAGTCGTCGATGAGCTGTGGAATATCAAGTACTCGGAAAACTACGCCGATTCTCAGAAAACGACCGAGGAAATTATTGGAACCATTGCCAAGTGTAACGTTTCAGGAAGCGTGTGGTCCGACTTGTTGGAAAAGATCGGAAGTCAAAGAGGAATCTCGCTGCTCTCCGCAATTGTTGAAAGCCACTCTTCCAACGTTGTGAATTTCGTTGAAATATTCCTACAACGATTTGACGTAGCCAACCTGCCAGCACGCATTCACATACTGGTGGCTTCTAACGAAGGATACTTTGCAGCCGATATAATGCAAGTGCTGTTGAATCATGGATTAGATTCCAAGAACGCCGTCAGCAAATTAGGAATGACTCCAGTTCACTACGCGGCGCAAAATGAGTCGAGTTCAGGGCCGAAATTGATGAAGATTCTTCTTGAAAATGGGGGAGATCCAAACAGGCGTTCAACAAACCACGACAAGTCAACGCCCATCCAATTGGCAGCATCCAATCAAGGGGAATACGCGGCCGAGATTTTCAAGTTGCTGCTCGACAGGAGATGCGCATGCGATGAGCTCAGTGCTGGCCAATTCGAACCCATTCATTTCGCGACGATGAACAGCGGCGAGTCTGCGCCGGAATTGCTGGATTTGCTCCTCAAGAAGCGAGGCGTCAGTGTCGTCAACAGGGTGACTGGAATGTCGCTGGTTCACTTTACAATGTTCAACAACGGCGACGGCGGACCGATCATCGCTAAAAAGTTGTTTGAAAATGGCGCCAAACCCAACGCTCGCGACAAGAGGAAACAGACGCCACTTCACTTGGCCGCAAGAGACACCGTTGgcgaaaagaatcaaattgcAATCATGACGGTCTTTCTTCAAAACGGCGGAGACCCAAATGCCGTTGACGAATTGGGTCGAACGCCAGTCCATTACGCAGCCGCCAACGAAGGAGAGTACGCGCTGGAAAAGCTCAAACTTTTAAAGGATTACAGAGGCAATTTGGCTGCCCGTGACAAAGGTGGACTGACTCCTGTTCATTACACAATTCTAAATAAGGGAGCTTCCGGTGCGGAAATGAGGCAACTAGTTGGATACAAAAAAGGCACAAACATTCCGCTGAACAATTGCGGCGAGACGCTTCTTCATCGACTAGTCAATGGCATTCACAATCAAATTCATCTGGTTCAAACGGCACTTGAAAGTGGAGTGAATCCAAACGTCAAGGACATGTTAGGATGTTCCCCCGTTCACGACGCCGTCACAGAAATCGAATCTAGTGTCGGATTGGACATTTTAAAACTTCTACTCCAAAATGGAGGAGATGCTAATCTTCCTGACGATAAAAACCAGCAAACGCCCGTCCACTATGCGGCCTATAGTCTCAAAAAATGGGGACCTAAACAGATGGAAATTCTCCTGAGCAATGGTGGAAATGCCAACGCAATCGGCATAATAGGGTACACTCCACTTCATTTGGCCGCCATGAATAAGGGAAACTATGCTCCCAAATTGACCAGTCTTTTGCTTAAATCCAATGGGAATGCTAATGCTGTGGATAATTGCGGACGCTCACCTGTTCATGTAGCCGTACTGAATGAAAACGACGACACAAGAAACCAAATTATCAAAGAGTTACTTGAAAATGGCGGAAATGCAAATGCTCGTGACAAGGATGGAAGGACACCATTATACTACGCCATTGCTGAAAGACCAACTAATAGCTTGCTGAAAAATGTTCTAATCAATTACGGAGGAAACATGGCAGAAAGAGACAACCACGGCATGACGCCAAACCGACTTTTAATGACTAGAATGAGAAGATAA